A single Camelus bactrianus isolate YW-2024 breed Bactrian camel chromosome 1, ASM4877302v1, whole genome shotgun sequence DNA region contains:
- the EIF4G1 gene encoding eukaryotic translation initiation factor 4 gamma 1 isoform X3, producing the protein MNKAPQPTGPPPAPSPGLPQPAFPPGQTAPVVFSTPQATQMNTPSQPRQHFYPSRAQPPSSAASRVQSAAPARPGPAAHVYPAGSQVMMIPSQISYPASQGAYYIPGQGRSTYVVPTQQYPVQPGAPSFYPGASPTEFGTYAGAYYPAQGVQQFPTGVAPAPVLMNQPPQIAPKRERKTIRIRDPNQGGKDITEEIMSGARTTSTPTPPQTGGGLEPQANGETPQVAVIVRPDDRSQGAIIGDRPGLPGPEHSPSESQPSSPSPTPSPPPILEPGSEPNVAVLGSIPGDTMTTGMIQMSVEESTTPMPCEPGEPYCLSPEPAPLAEPILEVEVTLSKQVSESEFPSSPLQVATPLASHKVEILPEPNGTVPSEDLEPEVESSPELAPLPPSVCPSESPMPVAPTAQPEELLNGAPSPPAVDLSPVSEPEDQTKEVTASVAPPTVLAATPAVAPPAASPAQEEDVEEEEEEEEEGEAGEPESEKGGEEPLPPESTPLPAHQSQNLEAAAATQVAVSVPKRRRKIKELNKKETVGDLLDAFKEVNPGVPEVENQPPVGSNSSPEPEGTSVPPRPEEADETWDSKEDKIQNAENIQPGEQKYEYKSDQWKPLNLEEKKRYDREFLLGFQFIFASMQKPEGLPHISDVVLDKANKTPLRSLDPTRLQGINCGPDFTPSFANLGRPALSNRGPPRGGPGGELPRGPQAGLGPRRSQQGPRKEPRKIIATVSMTEDIKLNKAEKAWKPSSKRTAADKDRGEEDADGSKTQDLFRRVRSILNKLTPQMFQQLMKQVTQLAIDTEERLKGVIDLIFEKAISEPNFSVAYANMCRCLMALKVPTTEKPTVTVNFRKLLLNRCQKEFEKDKDDDEVFEKKQKEMDEAATAEERGRLKEELEEARDIARRRSLGNIKFIGELFKLKMLTEAIMHDCVVKLLKNHDEESLECLCRLLTTIGKDLDFEKAKPRMDQYFNQMEKIIKEKKTSSRIRFMLQDVLDLRRSNWVPRRGDQGPKTIDQIHKEAEMEEHREHIKVQQLMAKGSDKRRGGPPGPPISRGLPLVDDGGWNTVPISKGSRPIDTSRLTKITKPGSIDSNNQLFAPGGRLSWGKGSSGGSGAKPSDAASEAARPATSTLNRFSALQQAVPTESTDNRRVVQRSSLSRERGEKAGDRGDRLERSERGGDRGDRLDRARTPATKRSFSKEVEERSRERPSQPEGLRKAASLTEDRDRGRDAVKREAALPPVSPPKAALSEEELEKKSRAIIEEYLHLNDMKEAVQCVQELASPSLLFIFVRHGIESTLERSAIAREHMGRLLHQLLCAGHLSTAQYYQGLYEILELAEDMEIDIPHVWLYLAELVTPILQDGGVPMGELFREITKPLRPLGKAASLLLEILGLLCKSMGPKKVGMLWREAGLSWKEFLPEGQDVGAFITAQKLEYTLGEESESPGQRLLSSEELSRQLEKLLKENSSNQRVFDWIESNLSEQQVASNTLVRALMTTVCYSAIIFETPLRVDVAVLKARAKLLQKYLCDEQKELQALYALQALVVTLEQPPNLLRMFFDALYDEDVVKEDAFYSWESSKDPAEQQGKGVALKSVTAFFKWLREAEEEESDHN; encoded by the exons atgaacaaagcTCCACAGCCCACAGGCCCCCCAcctgccccatcccctggacTCCCACAG CCAGCGTTTCCCCCGGGGCAGACAGCACCGGTGGTGTTCAGTACGCCTCAAGCGACACAAATGAACACGCCTTCTCAGCCCCGCCAG CACTTCTACCCTAGCCGGGCCCAGCCCCCGAGCAGTGCAGCCTCCCGAGTGCAGAGTGCAGCCCCTGCCCGCCCTGGTCCTGCTGCCCATGTCTACCCTGCTGGATCCCAAGTAATGATGATCCCTTCCCAGATCTCCTACCCAGCCTCCCAGGGGGCCTACTACATCCCTGGACAG GGACGTTCTACATATGTTGTCCCGACACAGCAGTATCCTGTGCAGCCGGGAGCCCCAAGCTTCTATCCAGGTGCAAGCCCTACAGAGTTTGGGACCTACG CTGGCGCCTACTACCCAGCCCAGGGTGTGCAGCAATTTCCCACTGGTGTGGCCCCCGCCCCGGTTTTGATGAACCAGCCACCCCAGATTGCTCCCAAGAGGGAGCGGAAGACG ATCCGAATTCGAGATCCAAATCAAGGAGGGAAGGATATCACAGAGGAGATCATGTCTGGGGCCCGCACCACCTCCACACCCACTCCTCCCCAG ACGGGAGGCGGTCTGGAGCCTCAGGCTAATGGGGAGACACCCCAGGTTGCTGTCATTGTCCGGCCAG ATGACCGGTCGCAGGGAGCAATCATTGGGGACCGGCCAGGGCTGCCTGGCCCAGAGCACAGCCCTTCAGAATCCCAGCCTTCATCACCTTCTCCGACCCCATCACCACCCCCAATCTTGGAACCGGGGTCTGAGCCTAATGTTGCAGTCCTGGGGTCTATTCCTGGGGACACTATGACAACGGGGATGATACAGATGTCTGTAGAAGAATCAACAACCCCCATGCCCTGTGAACCTGGGGAGCCATACTGCCTCTCTCCAGAACCTGCTCCCCTTGCTGAACCCATACTGGAAGTAGAAGTGACGCTTAGCAAACAAGTTTCAGAATCTGAGTTCCCTTCCAGTCCTCTCCAGGTTGCCACCCCCCTGGCATCTCACAAGGTGGAAATTCTTCCTGAGCCTAATGGCACGGTCCCATCTGAAGATTTGGAACCAGAGGTGGAGTCAAGCCCGGAGcttgcccctctccctccctcagttTGTCCTTCTGAATCCCCCATGCCTGTTGCTCCAACTGCCCAACCCGAGGAACTGCTCAATGGAGCCCCCTCGCCACCAGCTGTGGACTTAAGCCCGGTCAGTGAGCCAGAGGATCAGACCAAGGAGGTTACAGCATCAGTGGCTCCCCCTACTGTCCTAGCTGCCACTCCAGCTGTGGCTCCCCCAGCTGCTTCCCCTGCTCAggaggaggatgtggaggaagaggaagaagaggaagaagaaggagaagcagGAGAACCTGAGAGTGAGAAGGGTGGAGAGGAACCACTCCCCCCAGAGAGCACCCCTCTTCCAGCTCACCAGTCCCAGAATTTGGAGGCGGCGGCAGCCACCCAAG TGGCAGTATCTGTGCCAAAGAGGAGACGGAAGATTAAGGAGCTCAATAAGAAGGAGACTGTAGGAGACCTTCTGGATGCTTTCAAGGAG GTGAACCCAGGAGTACCAGAAGTGGAAAATCAGCCTCCTGTAGGCAGTAATTCCAGCCCCGAGCCTGAGGGCACCAGTGTGCCCCCACGGCCTGAGGAGGCAGATGAGACCTGGGACTCAAAGGAAGACAAGATTCAAAATGCTGAGaacattcagcccggggaacagAAGTATGAATATAAGTCAG ATCAGTGGAAGCCTCTAAACCTTGAGGAGAAAAAGCGTTATGACCGTGAGTTCCTGCTTGGCTTTCAGTTCATATTTGCCAGTATGCAGAAGCCAGAGGGATTGCCCCATATCAGTGACGTGGTGTTGGATAAG GCCAATAAGACACCATTGCGGTCACTGGATCCTACTAGACTTCAAGGCATAAATTGTGGCCCAGACTTCACTCCGTCCTTTGCCAACCTTGGCCGACCAGCCCTTAGCAACCGTGGGCCCCCAAGGGGTGGGCCAGGTGGGGAGCTGCCCCGAGGGCCG CAGGCTGGTCTGGGACCCCGGCGCTCTCAGCAGGGGCCCCGAAAGGAACCACGCAAGATTATTGCCACAGTGTCAATGACTGAAGATATAAAGCTGAACAAAGCTGAGAAGGCCTGGAAACCCAGCAGCAAGCGGACGGCAGCTGATAAGGACCGAGGGGAAGAGGATGCTGATGGTAGCAAAACCCAG gacCTGTTCCGCAGGGTGCGCTCCATCTTGAATAAGCTGACACCCCAGATGTTCCAGCAGCTGATGAAGCAAGTGACACAGCTGGCCATCGACACTGAGGAACGCCTCAAAGGGGTCATTGACCTTATCTTCGAGAAGGCCATTTCAGAGCCCAACTTCTCTGTGGCCTATGCCAACATGTGCCGCTGCCTCATGGCG CTGAAAGTGCCCACTACAGAAAAGCCAACAGTGACTGTGAACTTCCGGAAACTGTTGTTGAATCGATGTCAGAAGGAGTTTGAAAAGGACAAAGATGATGATGAGGTTTTTGAGAAGAAGCAAAAAGAGATGGATGAAGCTGCTACG GCAGAGGAACGGGGACGCCTGAAGGAAGAGCTAGAAGAGGCTCGAGACATTGCCCGGCGGCGCTctttagggaacataaagttcatCGGGGAGTTGTTCAAACTGAAGATGTTAACGGAGGCGATAATGCACGACTGTGTGGTTAAACTACTTAAGAACCATGATGAAGAGTCCCTCGAATGCCTTTGCCGTCTGCTCACCACCATTGGCAAAGACCTGGACTTTGAAAAGGCCAAG CCCCGAATGGATCAGTATTTCAACCAGATGGAAAAAATCATTAAGGAAAAGAAGACTTCATCCCGGATCCGCTTTATGCTGCAAGATGTACTGGATCTGCGACGG AGCAATTGGGTGCCACGCCGAGGGGACCAGGGTCCCAAGACAATTGACCAGATCCACAAGGAGGCTGAGATGGAGGAGCATCGGGAGCACATAAAAGTGCAGCAGCTAATGGCCAAGGGCAGCGACAAGCGTCGGGGTGGCCCTCCAGGCCCACCCATCA GCCGTGGCCTTCCACTTGTGGATGATGGTGGCTGGAACACAGTCCCCATCAGCAAGGGCAGCCGCCCTATTGACACCTCACGACTTACCAAGATCACAAAG ccTGGCTCCATTGATTCTAACAACCAGCTTTTTGCACCTGGAGGGCGATTGAGCTGGGGCAAGGGCAGCAGTGGAGGCTCAGGAGCCAAGCCCTCTGACGCAG CATCAGAAGCTGCTCGTCCAGCTACTAGTACCTTGAATCGCTTCTCAGCCCTTCAACAAGCAGTTCCTACAGAAAGCACAGATAACAGACGTGTGGTACAGAG GAGTAGCTTAAGCCGAGAACGAGGTGAGAAAGCTGGGGACCGAGGAGACCGCCTAGAGCGGAGTGAACGGGGAGGTGACCGTGGGGACCGGCTTGATCGTGCACGGACACCTGCCACCAAGCGGAGCTTCAGCAAGGAAGTGGAGGAGCGGAGTAGAGAGCGGCCCTCCCAGCCTGAGGGACTGCGCAAGGCAGCAAGCCTTACAGAGGATCGGGACCGTGGGCGGGATGCTG TGAAGCGAGAAGCTGCCCTGCCTCCTGTGAGCCCCCCAAAGGCAGCGCTTTCTGAAGAGGAGCTGGAGAAGAAATCCAGGGCCATCATTGAAGAATACCTCCATCTCAATGACATGAAG GAGGCAGTGCAGTGCGTGCAGGAGTTGGCCTCGCCCTCGCTGCTCTTCATCTTTGTGCGGCACGGCATCGAGTCCACACTAGAGCGGAGCGCCATTGCCCGTGAGCATATGGGGCGGCTGCTGCACcagctgctctgtgctgggcacctctCCACTGCTCAGTACTACCAAGG GCTGTATGAAATCCTGGAATTGGCTGAAGACATGGAAATTGACATCCCTCACGTGTGGCTCTACCTAGCAGAACTGGTAACGCCCATTCTGCAGGATGGTGGGGTGCCCATGGGGGAGCTGTTCAG GGAGATTACAAAACCTCTGAGACCCCTGGGCAAGGCTGCTTCCCTGTTGCTAGAGATCCTGGGGCTCCTGTGCAAAAGCATG GGTCCCAAAAAGGTGGGGATGCTGTGGCGAGAGGCTGGACTCAGCTGGAAGGAATTTCTTCCTGAAGGCCAGGATGTCGGTGCATTCATCACTGCACAG AAGTTGGAGTACACTTTGGGAGAGGAGTCAGAATCCCCTGGCCAGAGGCTGCTCTCCTCCGAGGAGCTGAGCAGGCAGCTGGAGAAGCTGCTGAAGGAGAACAGCAGTAACCAGCGGGTGTTTGACTGGATAGAG TCCAACCTGAGTGAGCAGCAGGTAGCATCCAACACATTAGTTCGAGCCCTCATGACAACTGTCTGCTATTCTGCAATTATCT TTGAGACTCCTCTCCGAGTGGACGTTGCGGTGCTGAAAGCGCGAGCGAAACTGCTACAGAAATACCTGTGTGATGAGCAGAAGGAGTTGCAGGCGCTTTATGCCCTCCAGGCCCTTGTAGTGACCTTAGAACAGCCTCCCA ACCTGCTTCGGATGTTCTTTGATGCGCTGTATGACGAGGATGTGGTGAAGGAGGATGCCTTCTATAGCTGGGAGAGTAGCAAGGACCCCGCTGAGCAGCAGGGCAAGGGCGTGGCCCTTAAATCTGTCACAGCTTTCTTCAAATGGCTTcgtgaggcagaggaggaggagtctGACCACAACTGA
- the EIF4G1 gene encoding eukaryotic translation initiation factor 4 gamma 1 isoform X1, translating to MNKAPQPTGPPPAPSPGLPQPAFPPGQTAPVVFSTPQATQMNTPSQPRQHFYPSRAQPPSSAASRVQSAAPARPGPAAHVYPAGSQVMMIPSQISYPASQGAYYIPGQGRSTYVVPTQQYPVQPGAPSFYPGASPTEFGTYAGAYYPAQGVQQFPTGVAPAPVLMNQPPQIAPKRERKTIRIRDPNQGGKDITEEIMSGARTTSTPTPPQTGGGLEPQANGETPQVAVIVRPDDRSQGAIIGDRPGLPGPEHSPSESQPSSPSPTPSPPPILEPGSEPNVAVLGSIPGDTMTTGMIQMSVEESTTPMPCEPGEPYCLSPEPAPLAEPILEVEVTLSKQVSESEFPSSPLQVATPLASHKVEILPEPNGTVPSEDLEPEVESSPELAPLPPSVCPSESPMPVAPTAQPEELLNGAPSPPAVDLSPVSEPEDQTKEVTASVAPPTVLAATPAVAPPAASPAQEEDVEEEEEEEEEGEAGEPESEKGGEEPLPPESTPLPAHQSQNLEAAAATQVAVSVPKRRRKIKELNKKETVGDLLDAFKENVQWLQVNPGVPEVENQPPVGSNSSPEPEGTSVPPRPEEADETWDSKEDKIQNAENIQPGEQKYEYKSDQWKPLNLEEKKRYDREFLLGFQFIFASMQKPEGLPHISDVVLDKANKTPLRSLDPTRLQGINCGPDFTPSFANLGRPALSNRGPPRGGPGGELPRGPQAGLGPRRSQQGPRKEPRKIIATVSMTEDIKLNKAEKAWKPSSKRTAADKDRGEEDADGSKTQDLFRRVRSILNKLTPQMFQQLMKQVTQLAIDTEERLKGVIDLIFEKAISEPNFSVAYANMCRCLMALKVPTTEKPTVTVNFRKLLLNRCQKEFEKDKDDDEVFEKKQKEMDEAATAEERGRLKEELEEARDIARRRSLGNIKFIGELFKLKMLTEAIMHDCVVKLLKNHDEESLECLCRLLTTIGKDLDFEKAKPRMDQYFNQMEKIIKEKKTSSRIRFMLQDVLDLRRSNWVPRRGDQGPKTIDQIHKEAEMEEHREHIKVQQLMAKGSDKRRGGPPGPPISRGLPLVDDGGWNTVPISKGSRPIDTSRLTKITKPGSIDSNNQLFAPGGRLSWGKGSSGGSGAKPSDAASEAARPATSTLNRFSALQQAVPTESTDNRRVVQRSSLSRERGEKAGDRGDRLERSERGGDRGDRLDRARTPATKRSFSKEVEERSRERPSQPEGLRKAASLTEDRDRGRDAVKREAALPPVSPPKAALSEEELEKKSRAIIEEYLHLNDMKEAVQCVQELASPSLLFIFVRHGIESTLERSAIAREHMGRLLHQLLCAGHLSTAQYYQGLYEILELAEDMEIDIPHVWLYLAELVTPILQDGGVPMGELFREITKPLRPLGKAASLLLEILGLLCKSMGPKKVGMLWREAGLSWKEFLPEGQDVGAFITAQKLEYTLGEESESPGQRLLSSEELSRQLEKLLKENSSNQRVFDWIESNLSEQQVASNTLVRALMTTVCYSAIIFETPLRVDVAVLKARAKLLQKYLCDEQKELQALYALQALVVTLEQPPNLLRMFFDALYDEDVVKEDAFYSWESSKDPAEQQGKGVALKSVTAFFKWLREAEEEESDHN from the exons atgaacaaagcTCCACAGCCCACAGGCCCCCCAcctgccccatcccctggacTCCCACAG CCAGCGTTTCCCCCGGGGCAGACAGCACCGGTGGTGTTCAGTACGCCTCAAGCGACACAAATGAACACGCCTTCTCAGCCCCGCCAG CACTTCTACCCTAGCCGGGCCCAGCCCCCGAGCAGTGCAGCCTCCCGAGTGCAGAGTGCAGCCCCTGCCCGCCCTGGTCCTGCTGCCCATGTCTACCCTGCTGGATCCCAAGTAATGATGATCCCTTCCCAGATCTCCTACCCAGCCTCCCAGGGGGCCTACTACATCCCTGGACAG GGACGTTCTACATATGTTGTCCCGACACAGCAGTATCCTGTGCAGCCGGGAGCCCCAAGCTTCTATCCAGGTGCAAGCCCTACAGAGTTTGGGACCTACG CTGGCGCCTACTACCCAGCCCAGGGTGTGCAGCAATTTCCCACTGGTGTGGCCCCCGCCCCGGTTTTGATGAACCAGCCACCCCAGATTGCTCCCAAGAGGGAGCGGAAGACG ATCCGAATTCGAGATCCAAATCAAGGAGGGAAGGATATCACAGAGGAGATCATGTCTGGGGCCCGCACCACCTCCACACCCACTCCTCCCCAG ACGGGAGGCGGTCTGGAGCCTCAGGCTAATGGGGAGACACCCCAGGTTGCTGTCATTGTCCGGCCAG ATGACCGGTCGCAGGGAGCAATCATTGGGGACCGGCCAGGGCTGCCTGGCCCAGAGCACAGCCCTTCAGAATCCCAGCCTTCATCACCTTCTCCGACCCCATCACCACCCCCAATCTTGGAACCGGGGTCTGAGCCTAATGTTGCAGTCCTGGGGTCTATTCCTGGGGACACTATGACAACGGGGATGATACAGATGTCTGTAGAAGAATCAACAACCCCCATGCCCTGTGAACCTGGGGAGCCATACTGCCTCTCTCCAGAACCTGCTCCCCTTGCTGAACCCATACTGGAAGTAGAAGTGACGCTTAGCAAACAAGTTTCAGAATCTGAGTTCCCTTCCAGTCCTCTCCAGGTTGCCACCCCCCTGGCATCTCACAAGGTGGAAATTCTTCCTGAGCCTAATGGCACGGTCCCATCTGAAGATTTGGAACCAGAGGTGGAGTCAAGCCCGGAGcttgcccctctccctccctcagttTGTCCTTCTGAATCCCCCATGCCTGTTGCTCCAACTGCCCAACCCGAGGAACTGCTCAATGGAGCCCCCTCGCCACCAGCTGTGGACTTAAGCCCGGTCAGTGAGCCAGAGGATCAGACCAAGGAGGTTACAGCATCAGTGGCTCCCCCTACTGTCCTAGCTGCCACTCCAGCTGTGGCTCCCCCAGCTGCTTCCCCTGCTCAggaggaggatgtggaggaagaggaagaagaggaagaagaaggagaagcagGAGAACCTGAGAGTGAGAAGGGTGGAGAGGAACCACTCCCCCCAGAGAGCACCCCTCTTCCAGCTCACCAGTCCCAGAATTTGGAGGCGGCGGCAGCCACCCAAG TGGCAGTATCTGTGCCAAAGAGGAGACGGAAGATTAAGGAGCTCAATAAGAAGGAGACTGTAGGAGACCTTCTGGATGCTTTCAAGGAG AATGTCCAATGGTTACAGGTGAACCCAGGAGTACCAGAAGTGGAAAATCAGCCTCCTGTAGGCAGTAATTCCAGCCCCGAGCCTGAGGGCACCAGTGTGCCCCCACGGCCTGAGGAGGCAGATGAGACCTGGGACTCAAAGGAAGACAAGATTCAAAATGCTGAGaacattcagcccggggaacagAAGTATGAATATAAGTCAG ATCAGTGGAAGCCTCTAAACCTTGAGGAGAAAAAGCGTTATGACCGTGAGTTCCTGCTTGGCTTTCAGTTCATATTTGCCAGTATGCAGAAGCCAGAGGGATTGCCCCATATCAGTGACGTGGTGTTGGATAAG GCCAATAAGACACCATTGCGGTCACTGGATCCTACTAGACTTCAAGGCATAAATTGTGGCCCAGACTTCACTCCGTCCTTTGCCAACCTTGGCCGACCAGCCCTTAGCAACCGTGGGCCCCCAAGGGGTGGGCCAGGTGGGGAGCTGCCCCGAGGGCCG CAGGCTGGTCTGGGACCCCGGCGCTCTCAGCAGGGGCCCCGAAAGGAACCACGCAAGATTATTGCCACAGTGTCAATGACTGAAGATATAAAGCTGAACAAAGCTGAGAAGGCCTGGAAACCCAGCAGCAAGCGGACGGCAGCTGATAAGGACCGAGGGGAAGAGGATGCTGATGGTAGCAAAACCCAG gacCTGTTCCGCAGGGTGCGCTCCATCTTGAATAAGCTGACACCCCAGATGTTCCAGCAGCTGATGAAGCAAGTGACACAGCTGGCCATCGACACTGAGGAACGCCTCAAAGGGGTCATTGACCTTATCTTCGAGAAGGCCATTTCAGAGCCCAACTTCTCTGTGGCCTATGCCAACATGTGCCGCTGCCTCATGGCG CTGAAAGTGCCCACTACAGAAAAGCCAACAGTGACTGTGAACTTCCGGAAACTGTTGTTGAATCGATGTCAGAAGGAGTTTGAAAAGGACAAAGATGATGATGAGGTTTTTGAGAAGAAGCAAAAAGAGATGGATGAAGCTGCTACG GCAGAGGAACGGGGACGCCTGAAGGAAGAGCTAGAAGAGGCTCGAGACATTGCCCGGCGGCGCTctttagggaacataaagttcatCGGGGAGTTGTTCAAACTGAAGATGTTAACGGAGGCGATAATGCACGACTGTGTGGTTAAACTACTTAAGAACCATGATGAAGAGTCCCTCGAATGCCTTTGCCGTCTGCTCACCACCATTGGCAAAGACCTGGACTTTGAAAAGGCCAAG CCCCGAATGGATCAGTATTTCAACCAGATGGAAAAAATCATTAAGGAAAAGAAGACTTCATCCCGGATCCGCTTTATGCTGCAAGATGTACTGGATCTGCGACGG AGCAATTGGGTGCCACGCCGAGGGGACCAGGGTCCCAAGACAATTGACCAGATCCACAAGGAGGCTGAGATGGAGGAGCATCGGGAGCACATAAAAGTGCAGCAGCTAATGGCCAAGGGCAGCGACAAGCGTCGGGGTGGCCCTCCAGGCCCACCCATCA GCCGTGGCCTTCCACTTGTGGATGATGGTGGCTGGAACACAGTCCCCATCAGCAAGGGCAGCCGCCCTATTGACACCTCACGACTTACCAAGATCACAAAG ccTGGCTCCATTGATTCTAACAACCAGCTTTTTGCACCTGGAGGGCGATTGAGCTGGGGCAAGGGCAGCAGTGGAGGCTCAGGAGCCAAGCCCTCTGACGCAG CATCAGAAGCTGCTCGTCCAGCTACTAGTACCTTGAATCGCTTCTCAGCCCTTCAACAAGCAGTTCCTACAGAAAGCACAGATAACAGACGTGTGGTACAGAG GAGTAGCTTAAGCCGAGAACGAGGTGAGAAAGCTGGGGACCGAGGAGACCGCCTAGAGCGGAGTGAACGGGGAGGTGACCGTGGGGACCGGCTTGATCGTGCACGGACACCTGCCACCAAGCGGAGCTTCAGCAAGGAAGTGGAGGAGCGGAGTAGAGAGCGGCCCTCCCAGCCTGAGGGACTGCGCAAGGCAGCAAGCCTTACAGAGGATCGGGACCGTGGGCGGGATGCTG TGAAGCGAGAAGCTGCCCTGCCTCCTGTGAGCCCCCCAAAGGCAGCGCTTTCTGAAGAGGAGCTGGAGAAGAAATCCAGGGCCATCATTGAAGAATACCTCCATCTCAATGACATGAAG GAGGCAGTGCAGTGCGTGCAGGAGTTGGCCTCGCCCTCGCTGCTCTTCATCTTTGTGCGGCACGGCATCGAGTCCACACTAGAGCGGAGCGCCATTGCCCGTGAGCATATGGGGCGGCTGCTGCACcagctgctctgtgctgggcacctctCCACTGCTCAGTACTACCAAGG GCTGTATGAAATCCTGGAATTGGCTGAAGACATGGAAATTGACATCCCTCACGTGTGGCTCTACCTAGCAGAACTGGTAACGCCCATTCTGCAGGATGGTGGGGTGCCCATGGGGGAGCTGTTCAG GGAGATTACAAAACCTCTGAGACCCCTGGGCAAGGCTGCTTCCCTGTTGCTAGAGATCCTGGGGCTCCTGTGCAAAAGCATG GGTCCCAAAAAGGTGGGGATGCTGTGGCGAGAGGCTGGACTCAGCTGGAAGGAATTTCTTCCTGAAGGCCAGGATGTCGGTGCATTCATCACTGCACAG AAGTTGGAGTACACTTTGGGAGAGGAGTCAGAATCCCCTGGCCAGAGGCTGCTCTCCTCCGAGGAGCTGAGCAGGCAGCTGGAGAAGCTGCTGAAGGAGAACAGCAGTAACCAGCGGGTGTTTGACTGGATAGAG TCCAACCTGAGTGAGCAGCAGGTAGCATCCAACACATTAGTTCGAGCCCTCATGACAACTGTCTGCTATTCTGCAATTATCT TTGAGACTCCTCTCCGAGTGGACGTTGCGGTGCTGAAAGCGCGAGCGAAACTGCTACAGAAATACCTGTGTGATGAGCAGAAGGAGTTGCAGGCGCTTTATGCCCTCCAGGCCCTTGTAGTGACCTTAGAACAGCCTCCCA ACCTGCTTCGGATGTTCTTTGATGCGCTGTATGACGAGGATGTGGTGAAGGAGGATGCCTTCTATAGCTGGGAGAGTAGCAAGGACCCCGCTGAGCAGCAGGGCAAGGGCGTGGCCCTTAAATCTGTCACAGCTTTCTTCAAATGGCTTcgtgaggcagaggaggaggagtctGACCACAACTGA